The following coding sequences are from one Granulicella arctica window:
- a CDS encoding response regulator transcription factor, giving the protein MRVLIVEDDAALGLFLQRGLQLEGHQIEWVGDGEAAVATLESSQFDLVILDLGLPRRDGVEVLTELRSRCKRTAVLVLTGRSGVEEKVKCLDLGADDCLLKPFSFHELRARCKALLRRREQFADPVLRHGNVELNRMTRKVMRGARAVELTGKEFSLLEFLLARKGQCCSRGELLRDVWQMAPDAGTNVVDVYVNYLRKKLGASEAELAFGGVQAGEFLIETVRGEGYMVGGPTRKKPVRAVRSQVLFGQMPLQMVGQQVGA; this is encoded by the coding sequence ATGCGGGTTTTGATTGTTGAAGATGATGCTGCCTTAGGGTTATTTCTGCAACGGGGACTGCAACTAGAGGGACACCAGATTGAATGGGTAGGAGATGGAGAGGCGGCTGTGGCCACTCTCGAATCGTCACAATTCGACCTTGTGATTCTGGACCTCGGGCTGCCGCGACGGGATGGGGTCGAGGTGCTGACAGAGCTTCGGTCGCGATGCAAGCGGACGGCGGTTCTGGTGCTGACGGGGCGCAGCGGAGTCGAGGAGAAGGTGAAGTGTCTGGATCTGGGGGCGGATGATTGCCTGTTAAAGCCGTTCAGTTTTCACGAGTTACGAGCACGGTGTAAGGCGCTGCTGCGACGGCGGGAACAGTTTGCCGATCCTGTGCTGCGACACGGCAATGTGGAGTTGAACCGGATGACGCGCAAGGTAATGCGTGGCGCGCGAGCGGTGGAGCTAACGGGTAAGGAGTTCTCCCTGTTGGAGTTTCTGCTGGCGCGGAAAGGCCAGTGCTGCTCACGTGGGGAGTTGCTCCGGGACGTGTGGCAGATGGCCCCGGATGCGGGGACGAATGTGGTGGATGTGTACGTGAACTATCTCCGAAAGAAGCTTGGTGCTTCTGAGGCTGAGCTTGCGTTTGGCGGCGTGCAGGCAGGGGAGTTCCTGATCGAGACGGTTCGCGGTGAAGGCTATATGGTGGGCGGCCCGACCCGTAAGAAGCCAGTACGCGCGGTTCGATCGCAGGTGCTGTTTGGACAGATGCCGCTACAGATGGTTGGACAGCAGGTAGGAGCGTGA
- a CDS encoding sigma-54 dependent transcriptional regulator produces MGDGMAAGQTVLGQVAGRPGPAMVGGREFAAMRTVVLVSADAGLRGRLRATLTGLRWQVREASGGAEAMGHLEMARAEAMLLDSWLPDLEVGEFAGQLRLLYPAMDLVQVDGGVESGGARSPRRNELLHALRESQDGSEMEAPVSRPEHTAVQTQSVQMPLLEDMRVRQTGPPDEVLIAGMVGRSEPMRELARLIRLVAPRTATVLIEGETGTGKEVVAKALHRLSARASRAFTVLNCAAIPETLLEAELFGHARGAFTGAVQSRTGRIEAADGGTLFLDEIGEMPLALQAKMLRFLETGELQRVGDNELTRVDVRVIAATHQPLEKRAEERLFRLDLYHRLAVFPVEVPALRERMDDLPLLIDHFLEQMGQTMPQKKISAAAVAKLQEHGWPGNVRELMHVLERGAILAGDRPQIEVDEIRLRRATSRNGN; encoded by the coding sequence TTGGGTGATGGGATGGCGGCTGGACAGACTGTACTTGGGCAGGTAGCGGGAAGACCGGGACCAGCGATGGTTGGCGGGCGTGAGTTTGCGGCGATGCGGACGGTAGTGCTGGTGAGTGCGGACGCCGGGCTGCGTGGACGGTTGCGAGCGACCCTGACGGGCCTGCGGTGGCAGGTCCGCGAGGCAAGCGGAGGGGCTGAGGCGATGGGCCATTTAGAGATGGCGCGGGCTGAGGCGATGTTGCTGGATAGCTGGCTGCCGGATCTTGAAGTGGGCGAGTTTGCGGGACAACTGCGGCTGCTGTACCCGGCGATGGACCTGGTGCAGGTGGATGGCGGAGTGGAGAGTGGAGGGGCGCGCAGTCCGCGACGCAATGAGCTGCTGCATGCGCTGCGGGAGTCGCAGGATGGGTCGGAGATGGAGGCCCCGGTGAGCCGGCCGGAGCATACGGCGGTGCAGACCCAGAGTGTGCAGATGCCGTTGCTCGAAGATATGAGGGTTCGGCAGACTGGACCGCCGGACGAGGTATTGATTGCGGGGATGGTGGGGCGGAGCGAACCCATGCGGGAGTTGGCGCGGCTGATCCGGCTGGTGGCTCCGCGGACGGCTACGGTGCTGATCGAAGGAGAGACGGGGACGGGCAAGGAGGTAGTGGCGAAGGCGCTGCATCGGCTCAGTGCGCGGGCTTCAAGGGCGTTTACGGTGCTGAACTGCGCGGCTATTCCCGAGACGCTGCTGGAGGCGGAGTTGTTCGGCCATGCTCGCGGCGCGTTTACAGGGGCGGTGCAATCGCGCACGGGACGGATTGAGGCGGCTGATGGAGGCACGCTATTTTTGGACGAGATTGGCGAGATGCCGCTGGCGCTACAGGCGAAGATGCTGCGGTTTCTAGAGACAGGCGAGCTGCAACGGGTGGGCGATAACGAATTGACGCGGGTCGATGTGCGGGTGATCGCGGCGACACACCAGCCTTTGGAGAAACGCGCGGAGGAGCGGCTGTTTCGGTTGGACCTTTATCATCGGCTGGCTGTATTTCCGGTGGAGGTGCCAGCGCTGCGGGAGCGTATGGATGACCTGCCTCTGCTGATTGACCATTTTCTTGAGCAGATGGGACAGACGATGCCGCAGAAGAAGATCTCCGCTGCAGCGGTGGCGAAGCTACAGGAGCATGGCTGGCCGGGGAATGTCCGAGAGCTGATGCACGTACTGGAACGAGGAGCAATTCTTGCCGGAGATCGGCCGCAGATTGAGGTAGATGAGATACGGCTGCGACGGGCTACGAGCAGGAACGGGAATTAA
- a CDS encoding NADH-quinone oxidoreductase subunit A, protein MQTYPYIWNYLPLVLQVLVAIGLAGGMVGASFFIGKHKNSRTKGGAYECGMDPVGDARGRFSVRFYMVAMLFILFDVEAVFMLPWAVIFKQLPAITGSRMFGFWEMFVYLGFVAVGLFYVWKKGILDWANDRGDL, encoded by the coding sequence ATGCAAACGTACCCATACATTTGGAATTATCTTCCCCTCGTGCTGCAGGTCCTGGTCGCTATCGGGCTGGCGGGCGGCATGGTGGGTGCTTCGTTCTTCATTGGCAAGCACAAGAACTCGCGCACCAAGGGTGGGGCCTATGAGTGCGGTATGGACCCGGTTGGGGATGCACGCGGCAGGTTCTCGGTGCGCTTCTACATGGTTGCCATGTTGTTCATTCTGTTCGACGTCGAAGCTGTTTTCATGCTTCCGTGGGCGGTGATCTTCAAGCAGCTTCCAGCGATTACGGGGTCGAGGATGTTCGGCTTCTGGGAGATGTTTGTGTACCTCGGCTTTGTCGCCGTTGGGCTGTTCTACGTCTGGAAGAAGGGCATTCTGGACTGGGCGAACGATCGGGGAGATCTCTAA
- a CDS encoding NADH-quinone oxidoreductase subunit C: MYDPASSITGWDAVREAHPENAAVIALAGLAENAKFDRGELTVTVARKNIVAACRAVQPVYNFFEDVTAVDWYPSEPRFQITYHILSHSLKQRVRLIVRLDGSDAVVDTIVPVWPSANFYEREIFDLFGVRFSGHPNMVRIMMPEDWQGHPLRKDYPVEGYR, encoded by the coding sequence ATGTACGATCCTGCCTCATCGATTACCGGATGGGATGCCGTCCGTGAGGCTCATCCCGAGAATGCGGCGGTTATTGCGCTCGCCGGGCTGGCCGAGAATGCGAAGTTTGACCGTGGGGAGCTGACGGTTACTGTCGCTCGCAAGAACATCGTTGCCGCCTGCCGGGCAGTGCAGCCGGTCTATAACTTTTTCGAGGACGTGACGGCGGTCGACTGGTATCCGTCGGAGCCGCGTTTTCAGATTACGTACCATATCCTTTCGCATTCGTTGAAGCAGCGCGTTCGGCTGATTGTTAGGCTGGATGGATCGGATGCGGTTGTGGATACGATCGTCCCGGTCTGGCCCTCGGCTAACTTCTACGAACGCGAGATCTTCGATCTTTTCGGCGTCCGCTTCAGCGGCCACCCCAACATGGTCCGCATCATGATGCCCGAGGATTGGCAAGGGCACCCGCTGCGGAAGGACTACCCGGTGGAGGGCTACCGCTAA
- a CDS encoding prepilin peptidase: MGTVARDGADAWQLLVQTYTSEVNSPYLFEVAGLVLGLLLGSFLNVCISRVPQGESVVRPGSRCGSCGKAIRWYDNVPLLSWVVLRGRCRDCCAAISWRYPAVELAVGVWFAVQAGQLWEAFSFSLLSAGHMGTAFDVASQVILHVGLAVLGWLLIGLLVMDWQTMLLPDAFTFSGMGISFLLVCVQAVFLGPTEDQVILGAHHLRLASPGNVVDHGNVFLTGPENMLGTWLVATVGAAAILLMVRWLYKVVRHREGMGLGDVKLLAMMGAFLGFWPAVLSLFLGVVLASAYSIVLLVRRRAGGATRVPLGSFLAMGGLITALVGSHLIDTYKSFLR, encoded by the coding sequence ATGGGCACAGTAGCAAGAGACGGTGCGGATGCATGGCAACTTCTCGTGCAGACCTATACTTCAGAAGTGAACTCGCCTTATCTTTTTGAAGTTGCTGGATTGGTATTGGGACTGCTTCTGGGCAGCTTCCTGAATGTCTGTATATCGCGAGTTCCGCAGGGTGAGTCGGTGGTGCGGCCGGGGTCGCGGTGTGGCTCTTGTGGTAAGGCGATTCGATGGTATGACAATGTTCCTCTGCTGAGCTGGGTGGTTCTTCGGGGGCGGTGCCGGGATTGCTGTGCAGCTATCTCGTGGCGATATCCTGCGGTGGAACTGGCGGTTGGGGTGTGGTTTGCGGTGCAGGCTGGACAGCTTTGGGAGGCTTTCTCGTTCTCACTTCTGAGTGCCGGACATATGGGGACGGCATTTGATGTGGCTTCGCAGGTCATTCTGCATGTAGGGCTGGCGGTGCTTGGCTGGCTGCTGATCGGGTTGTTGGTGATGGACTGGCAGACGATGCTGCTGCCGGATGCGTTCACGTTCTCGGGGATGGGGATCTCGTTCCTGCTGGTGTGTGTGCAGGCTGTTTTTCTTGGACCAACCGAGGATCAGGTGATTCTTGGGGCGCACCATCTGCGACTGGCCAGCCCGGGAAACGTGGTGGATCACGGGAATGTGTTTCTTACGGGTCCGGAGAACATGCTGGGGACGTGGCTGGTGGCAACGGTGGGTGCGGCAGCGATCCTGCTGATGGTGCGGTGGCTGTATAAGGTAGTGCGCCACCGCGAGGGCATGGGATTGGGGGATGTGAAGCTGCTTGCGATGATGGGAGCGTTTCTGGGATTCTGGCCGGCGGTGCTGTCGCTGTTTCTGGGCGTGGTGCTGGCGAGCGCTTATTCGATAGTGCTGCTGGTACGGCGGCGGGCTGGCGGAGCTACGCGGGTGCCGCTAGGAAGTTTTCTGGCGATGGGTGGGTTGATTACTGCGCTGGTTGGCAGTCACCTGATCGACACGTATAAGTCATTCCTTCGATAG
- the nuoD gene encoding NADH dehydrogenase (quinone) subunit D, translating into MINPGINDLIADAARHNANADASADKTMILNMGPQHPSTHGVLRLVLEIDGETIVACAPDIGYLHTGIEKTCEAKFYQQVVPLTDRIDYLSPMSNNLCYCLAVEKLLGLEIPERAEYLRVMLNELTRIQSHLVWLGTHALDIGALTMFLYCFREREELLRIFENVSGQRMMTSYFRIGGLSLEPPLDFYKQVQNFLDIMPGRIDQYESLLTGNPIWMGRLKDVGYLSPEDAIALGVTGPPLRASGVDWDLRRDMPYSGYEKFKFEVPVSKVGDVWARYVVRMQEMRESVKIAQQALDGLPSGRIVADAPKIVLPDREQMKTQMESLIHHFKIVTEGFAVPAGEVFQAIESPRGEMGYYVVSDGTAKPYRVHMRNPSFATLQALETMCKGRLLADVVSVIGSIDIVLGEIDR; encoded by the coding sequence ATGATCAATCCGGGTATCAACGATCTGATCGCCGATGCCGCTCGTCATAACGCCAATGCGGATGCATCGGCCGATAAGACGATGATCCTGAACATGGGGCCGCAGCATCCGTCGACGCATGGTGTGCTGCGCTTGGTGCTTGAGATTGATGGCGAGACGATCGTGGCTTGCGCGCCGGACATTGGGTACCTGCATACCGGTATCGAGAAGACGTGCGAGGCGAAGTTCTATCAGCAGGTCGTTCCGCTGACGGATCGGATCGATTATTTGTCGCCGATGTCGAACAATCTCTGTTATTGCCTGGCGGTGGAGAAGCTGCTGGGCCTCGAGATTCCGGAACGGGCCGAGTACCTGCGGGTGATGCTGAATGAGTTGACGCGCATCCAGTCGCACCTGGTCTGGCTGGGGACGCACGCGCTCGATATCGGCGCACTGACGATGTTCCTGTACTGCTTCCGTGAGCGGGAAGAGCTGCTGCGCATCTTCGAGAATGTTTCGGGACAGCGCATGATGACGAGCTACTTCCGTATCGGTGGCTTGTCGCTCGAGCCGCCGCTCGACTTCTACAAGCAGGTACAGAACTTTCTGGATATTATGCCGGGGCGGATCGATCAGTATGAGAGCCTGCTTACCGGGAATCCGATCTGGATGGGTCGGTTGAAGGATGTCGGCTATCTCTCGCCTGAAGACGCAATTGCGCTTGGTGTGACCGGGCCGCCGTTGCGGGCGAGCGGTGTGGACTGGGATCTGCGGCGCGATATGCCGTACTCCGGCTATGAGAAGTTCAAATTTGAGGTGCCGGTTTCGAAGGTCGGCGATGTGTGGGCGCGGTACGTGGTGCGGATGCAGGAGATGCGGGAGTCGGTGAAGATCGCGCAGCAGGCACTGGATGGTCTGCCCTCGGGACGGATTGTGGCCGATGCGCCGAAGATCGTGCTTCCGGATCGCGAGCAGATGAAGACGCAGATGGAGTCGCTCATCCATCACTTCAAGATTGTGACGGAAGGCTTTGCTGTACCCGCGGGTGAGGTGTTCCAGGCGATCGAATCGCCCCGTGGCGAGATGGGGTACTACGTCGTCTCCGATGGGACGGCGAAGCCTTACCGGGTGCACATGCGGAATCCGTCGTTTGCTACATTGCAGGCGCTGGAGACGATGTGCAAGGGGCGGTTGCTGGCGGACGTTGTGAGCGTGATTGGTTCCATTGACATTGTGCTGGGAGAGATCGACCGGTAG
- the smc gene encoding chromosome segregation protein SMC has product MLKLKKVQILGFKSFCDRTEVQLSGEGIAAIVGPNGCGKSNISDAITWVLGEQSAKSLRGIKMEDVIFAGTRDRKPTGMAEVSLTLVDPEVYDGSSLNNEEDEILNGVVSIDSTSDWDETALRAHHAAETEDAVAEAQPGTILEGEAAPSSAAAPDSAEAVIDPANPNVVLKIRRRKFGRAPIRAGELTITRRLFRTGDSEYLLNGKICRLRDIQDIFMGTGLGGESYAIIGQERIGQLLSSKPHDRRSIIEEAAGITRFKTKKRLAELRLESAKQNLSRVNDIFEEVTKQMTTLKRQAAKAERYGALRDELRARLQVVLASRMGQLDADQATTAAQITGLSGTIDTQAAEIETMDAQHTDGVRDGYTLDGQIREANTAANQSAVELERTAARTAANIDRVVELTARLAQGDEDLAQARAQLAALAGDLETHRSFVETATTESAGSRDHANQQQQEAQAAVRALATAEQSAEQNRRQTMQLMERAAQSRNEETQAAAALAGLTAEADRLTRESSTARQELDTLGMQRGQVALSFEDVTARLKALEADLNQLREQVNVTRSEEAQSKRRGDQLRGERATLVGRRNSLESLIREHSYSTDTVRNIFRATTNRLKQNPQTAVPIGTLADFLDVDSQYESIVDEYLRDELNYIVVNSWDAASEGVQLLQKEVAGRATFLIQTPENTASQRVGSEAPPLQIEGVTPLREAIRVKAEFTQALDQTLPRFRNGYITTDTETARTLALQHPEAYFLTPTGETFHHLTVTGGRPSAQGPLALKRELNDVQQKVEKAERELEQTDQETANLQHQNAQLNADIDGKTHERRDLERESANSGAALRQLESEVQRIERRMQEWQLSIARNGDARKQKEDLIARRQEEAASFEAQRNAAELTLADLQQQLEGLRRQREELQAAAAAAAAALAGLEERRRNAAANFEQTTRLYNNQNQRIQQIDQQLIAASAEKLRREEETTALEIQHGQLAETRATAVADAARLTEEARSLRALMADLDTRLRALRTETEGLREQRAGFTARAARLAADIEHIEATCLNDLGLPATDLRADQSIVRIEGDTLTFEESESRELKKKLEAMGPVNMMALEEYTESAERHGFLETQRKDLLEAIENTQASIKEIDDVSRIKFDEAFKIINENFGLTFTKLFGGGQASMKLTDAENSAESGIDILASPPGKKLQNILLLSGGEKALTALSLLVGIFQFQPAPFCVLDEVDAPLDETNVGRFAKLISDMSATTQFVVITHSKRTMSQADVIYGVTMQEPGVSKIVSVNLSRQHNAENRRAVA; this is encoded by the coding sequence TTGCTCAAACTGAAGAAGGTCCAGATTCTCGGCTTCAAGTCCTTTTGTGATCGTACCGAGGTCCAGCTCTCCGGCGAGGGTATCGCCGCCATCGTCGGTCCCAACGGCTGCGGCAAATCAAACATCTCCGACGCCATCACCTGGGTCCTCGGCGAGCAGTCCGCCAAATCTCTCCGCGGCATCAAGATGGAAGACGTCATCTTCGCTGGCACCCGCGACCGCAAGCCTACAGGCATGGCCGAAGTATCGCTTACCCTCGTCGACCCCGAAGTCTATGACGGCTCCAGCCTCAACAACGAGGAAGACGAGATCCTCAACGGCGTCGTCTCGATCGACAGCACCAGCGACTGGGATGAGACCGCTCTCCGCGCCCACCATGCCGCCGAAACCGAAGATGCAGTAGCCGAGGCACAGCCCGGTACAATCCTCGAGGGCGAAGCAGCACCCTCCAGCGCAGCAGCACCTGACTCTGCCGAAGCAGTCATCGACCCAGCCAATCCGAACGTCGTCCTCAAAATTCGCCGCCGCAAATTTGGCCGTGCTCCCATTCGCGCTGGCGAACTCACCATTACGCGCCGTCTCTTCCGCACCGGCGACTCTGAATACCTTCTCAACGGTAAGATCTGCCGCCTCCGTGACATACAGGACATCTTCATGGGCACCGGTCTCGGCGGCGAGTCTTACGCCATCATCGGTCAGGAGCGCATCGGCCAGCTCCTCTCCTCCAAACCCCACGACCGCCGCAGCATCATCGAAGAAGCCGCCGGTATCACTCGTTTCAAGACGAAGAAGCGTCTCGCCGAACTCCGCCTCGAGTCCGCCAAGCAGAACCTCTCCCGCGTCAACGACATCTTCGAAGAAGTCACAAAGCAGATGACCACCCTCAAGCGGCAGGCTGCCAAGGCCGAGCGCTACGGTGCTCTGCGTGATGAACTCCGCGCTCGCCTTCAGGTTGTCCTTGCCAGCCGCATGGGCCAACTCGATGCAGATCAGGCAACCACCGCAGCACAGATCACCGGACTCTCCGGCACCATCGACACCCAGGCTGCTGAGATCGAGACCATGGACGCCCAGCACACCGATGGTGTTCGCGACGGCTACACCCTCGACGGCCAGATCCGCGAAGCCAACACCGCCGCCAATCAGTCCGCAGTTGAACTCGAACGCACCGCCGCACGCACCGCCGCGAACATTGACCGCGTCGTGGAACTCACCGCCCGTCTCGCACAGGGCGACGAAGATCTGGCCCAGGCTCGCGCTCAGCTAGCCGCCCTCGCAGGCGACCTCGAAACCCATCGCAGCTTCGTCGAGACAGCCACCACCGAGTCCGCTGGTTCGCGCGATCACGCCAACCAGCAGCAGCAGGAGGCGCAGGCTGCAGTCCGAGCCCTCGCCACCGCCGAGCAATCCGCCGAACAGAACCGGCGCCAAACCATGCAGTTGATGGAGCGCGCCGCCCAGAGCCGCAACGAAGAAACGCAGGCCGCCGCAGCCCTCGCTGGCCTCACCGCCGAGGCCGACCGCCTCACCCGCGAATCCAGCACAGCCCGTCAGGAACTCGACACCCTCGGCATGCAGCGCGGCCAGGTTGCCCTCTCCTTCGAGGACGTAACGGCACGACTCAAAGCCCTCGAAGCCGATCTCAACCAACTCCGCGAGCAAGTCAACGTCACCCGCAGCGAAGAGGCTCAGTCCAAGCGCCGCGGCGACCAGCTCCGTGGCGAGCGAGCCACCCTCGTCGGTCGTCGCAACTCGCTCGAGTCGCTCATCCGCGAGCACAGCTACTCCACCGATACCGTCCGCAACATCTTCCGCGCCACCACCAATCGCCTCAAGCAGAACCCGCAGACAGCAGTACCCATCGGCACTCTCGCCGACTTCCTCGACGTCGACAGCCAGTACGAGTCCATCGTCGACGAATACCTCCGCGACGAACTGAACTACATCGTCGTCAACTCTTGGGACGCCGCAAGCGAAGGCGTCCAGCTCCTCCAGAAAGAAGTAGCCGGACGCGCCACCTTCCTGATCCAGACTCCCGAAAATACCGCCAGCCAAAGGGTTGGATCTGAAGCGCCACCGCTCCAGATCGAAGGCGTGACCCCCCTCCGCGAAGCCATCCGCGTCAAGGCCGAGTTCACCCAGGCCCTCGACCAGACCCTTCCCCGCTTCCGTAACGGCTACATCACCACCGACACCGAGACCGCCCGCACCCTCGCCCTCCAGCACCCCGAGGCCTACTTCCTCACACCCACCGGCGAGACCTTCCATCACCTCACCGTCACCGGCGGACGCCCCAGCGCGCAAGGTCCACTGGCCCTCAAGCGGGAACTCAACGACGTCCAGCAGAAGGTTGAGAAAGCCGAGCGAGAGTTGGAGCAGACCGATCAGGAGACCGCCAACCTTCAGCACCAGAACGCTCAACTCAACGCCGACATCGACGGCAAGACGCATGAACGCCGCGACCTCGAGCGCGAGTCCGCCAACTCCGGCGCAGCCCTTCGCCAGCTTGAGTCCGAGGTTCAGCGCATCGAGCGCCGCATGCAGGAGTGGCAGCTCTCCATCGCCCGCAACGGCGACGCCCGCAAGCAGAAGGAAGACCTCATCGCCCGCCGTCAGGAAGAGGCCGCCAGCTTCGAAGCCCAGCGCAACGCAGCCGAACTCACCCTCGCTGATCTTCAGCAGCAGCTGGAAGGTCTCCGCCGTCAGCGCGAAGAACTCCAGGCCGCCGCCGCAGCCGCAGCAGCAGCCCTCGCCGGCCTAGAAGAACGTCGCCGCAACGCAGCCGCCAACTTCGAGCAGACCACCCGCCTTTACAACAATCAGAACCAGCGCATCCAGCAGATCGACCAGCAGCTTATAGCCGCCTCCGCAGAAAAACTTCGCCGCGAAGAGGAGACAACCGCCCTTGAAATCCAGCATGGTCAGCTAGCCGAGACCCGCGCCACCGCCGTAGCCGACGCCGCCCGCCTCACCGAAGAAGCCAGGTCGCTCCGCGCGCTCATGGCCGACCTCGACACCCGCCTCCGCGCCCTCCGCACCGAGACCGAAGGTCTTCGCGAACAGCGTGCCGGTTTCACCGCCCGCGCCGCCCGCCTCGCCGCCGATATCGAACACATCGAGGCCACCTGCCTCAACGACCTCGGCCTTCCTGCCACCGACCTCCGCGCCGATCAATCCATCGTCCGCATCGAAGGAGACACCCTCACCTTCGAAGAGTCCGAGTCCCGCGAGCTCAAGAAGAAGCTCGAAGCCATGGGCCCCGTCAACATGATGGCCCTCGAGGAGTACACAGAATCCGCCGAGCGCCATGGCTTCCTCGAGACCCAGCGCAAGGATCTGCTCGAAGCCATCGAAAACACCCAGGCCTCCATCAAGGAGATCGACGACGTCTCCCGCATCAAGTTCGACGAAGCCTTCAAGATCATCAACGAGAACTTCGGCCTCACCTTCACCAAACTCTTCGGCGGCGGTCAGGCCTCGATGAAGCTCACCGACGCAGAGAACTCCGCCGAATCCGGCATCGACATCCTCGCCTCACCTCCGGGCAAGAAGCTCCAGAACATTCTCCTGCTCTCAGGCGGCGAGAAGGCCCTCACCGCCCTCTCGCTCCTCGTCGGCATCTTCCAGTTCCAGCCTGCCCCCTTCTGCGTGCTCGACGAAGTAGACGCCCCGCTCGACGAAACAAACGTAGGCCGCTTCGCCAAGCTCATCTCCGACATGAGCGCCACCACACAGTTCGTCGTCATCACCCACAGCAAGCGCACCATGTCCCAGGCCGACGTCATCTACGGCGTCACCATGCAGGAGCCCGGCGTCTCGAAGATCGTCAGCGTCAACCTGAGCCGTCAACACAACGCAGAAAACCGTCGCGCCGTAGCCTAG
- a CDS encoding GGDEF domain-containing protein yields MNYYAIPDFLAVGMIVLVSFALRRLNRQTRFRYWALGWQVLLVHTILHVVTIQNGRWQLYQDTASMVAISLSSVIFLGAAGSLNFAKMRWMVLAAVPNFAYIVCWNFNVLSHAVYFALTGAGFVGALWFMIRGRFNADGSIVVSRFFVAAAYSVQLLLLAFAPMDFAGQWLLCWPFLLVAYLFWRDAVETTTGVIVTAVSFLLWACVFPVAQYLANYYPAVHVESEVWNIPKFLAASGMLLTLVEEQMTRMTKLAMRDELTGLANRRSYINEFEVALERSRRTGSNIALLVIDLNHFKAVNDTLGHKGGDELLCEVSKRFLSRLQDADMLARVGGDEFAVIMEGTMTRGVVENIIEMLHESLENPVWVRGHARVVTASIGAAFYPDDGDTHDSLYALADLNMYHVKEANREALRLS; encoded by the coding sequence TTGAACTATTACGCCATCCCGGATTTCCTGGCTGTCGGGATGATTGTGCTCGTCTCCTTTGCATTGCGACGGCTGAATCGGCAGACGCGGTTTCGATACTGGGCGCTCGGATGGCAGGTCCTGCTGGTGCACACCATTCTGCATGTGGTGACGATCCAGAATGGGCGCTGGCAGCTCTACCAGGATACGGCGAGCATGGTGGCGATCTCGCTGTCGAGTGTGATCTTCCTCGGTGCCGCAGGCTCGCTAAACTTCGCGAAGATGCGGTGGATGGTTCTTGCCGCTGTACCTAATTTTGCGTATATCGTCTGCTGGAACTTTAATGTTCTTTCGCATGCGGTTTACTTCGCGCTGACTGGTGCGGGTTTTGTGGGCGCACTGTGGTTCATGATTCGAGGGCGCTTTAACGCGGATGGTTCAATCGTGGTGTCGCGCTTTTTTGTGGCGGCCGCGTATAGCGTTCAGTTACTTCTGCTGGCGTTTGCGCCGATGGATTTTGCAGGGCAGTGGTTGCTGTGCTGGCCGTTTCTGCTGGTCGCGTACCTGTTCTGGCGCGATGCGGTGGAGACGACCACGGGTGTGATTGTGACTGCGGTGAGCTTCTTACTGTGGGCCTGCGTGTTTCCTGTGGCGCAGTACCTGGCAAATTATTATCCGGCAGTGCATGTGGAGTCGGAGGTCTGGAATATTCCGAAGTTTCTGGCAGCGTCCGGCATGCTGCTGACGCTGGTGGAAGAACAGATGACGCGAATGACCAAGCTGGCGATGCGCGATGAGTTGACGGGGCTGGCGAATCGGCGGTCGTACATCAACGAATTCGAGGTGGCGCTGGAGCGGTCGCGGCGCACGGGAAGCAACATCGCACTGCTGGTGATCGACCTCAATCACTTCAAGGCAGTAAACGATACGCTGGGACACAAGGGTGGGGATGAGCTGTTATGCGAGGTCTCGAAGCGTTTTCTCAGCAGGTTGCAGGATGCGGATATGCTGGCGCGGGTTGGTGGGGATGAGTTCGCGGTGATTATGGAAGGTACGATGACCCGGGGTGTCGTGGAGAATATTATCGAGATGCTGCATGAGTCACTGGAGAATCCGGTGTGGGTACGGGGCCACGCGCGGGTGGTGACAGCAAGCATCGGTGCGGCGTTTTATCCGGATGACGGGGACACGCACGACAGTTTGTATGCGCTGGCTGACTTGAACATGTATCACGTGAAGGAAGCGAATCGCGAGGCGTTGCGGCTTTCGTAG